In Leishmania mexicana MHOM/GT/2001/U1103 complete genome, chromosome 34, one DNA window encodes the following:
- a CDS encoding putative protein kinase, producing MLGTVDAIDYDGDRLHKVVLRFPAVRSGDSEIVKEVWPCERIGQGSFGTVYRAVSSDYPRLALKISTGKSTRLRQELDVLSRVCTKGRLLLPRFEFGALNKTADLIVIGMELCVPSTLHDLLLSTRITSEAEMLFMAHQAVQAVSYVHAEGCIHRDIKLQNFVFDLDGNLKLIDFGLACNSLKPPAGDVVAGTVSFMSPEMAHNALHKDRRVSVGVAADVWSLGIVLFSIFTQRNPYPAPASPAPVAGSTSGGASAAGLTGHGDTTHGAEGEKGNSLNQQHRMNERLLRRVAAGDWQWPVGVTVSQDLKQLVNSILVVSPEGRPSVSTILENKLWNLRRRYPPAAVAAFLGVQDDFLLSHDEAHLMRAVEERSAGVTASLLNSRLHSPASASSEDNGETDAQHSSSGSARNVGLHTSGATTSPARNSLKVVQRCGEGGIDGAVTVQVYDVRASTRKRSKPIREISVVMAEETAKMRRSKSARRAKSAVSAPTSRVSSRAASAENGRRRAPLAGARLESSAAHTCVNSDDDEGEAEAEVVNRGASTSQHHSRGVSPVRLQDALDTAGSVAAGQGDSVGHPTVLVEPSCATPPLLTRDTQQPVSEPASRGSTASREREHMRSGIQRSGSVELLEDAEAPTEANAMSTSHNRAASGGKKRRDTSLRQPSSLILKGGIRDLSADAPRSTATTASARVSASLLASRITSPLSAVNPSPSSSRQGSLRRQASASAAAISSAQWRAGHKGSPPVMKRAQRVALELGLDVIWQDEADHRRTLSAMLLIEHAWLLASFRLTIEEDQERYNITWLAEEQEKSAAHPHRFKEVMQVISKKYQYGFVCDMCDYEFLPTGPGEKDLHFFHCPCGRDLCPDCYTAYQRQCTCSCCRVVHSNSCVLREHLLRTGGTQYYSGSRKMNAAARADAVRGSFQAASSLNEETASGHEASAPPELPRRRGRPPKQDKTRSAVKQMGSRAAKDSSRRRRGAQDTLDVSVNEVHEVAQINPPRISIAAMQQQEDRSRNGSHRGRGTADVGAAAPPQRPEDVEVKQRPVESVPEGPWRPFARFKKDRRDEVARQPTPEERDALLNGEWIRHFYLFPHAEREHGAASGTWAEGEEEPYAFVYHAQPGRTGAIFLTSDFPMHSAVFSMLERQFFVVNQVDTVEGADSTRATSLLKAKGHPELRIAFHALQDIVAYDTNMMKQQRTPGTVSVYQAPRSAYSCNGEPFLYVRWFRFNENRTLSAFLLSNGAVQVFVNNEYELRWFDESRKFLIRYNGVCELVDDGTFALAPGINHLLYDSFDA from the coding sequence ATGCTCGGCACAGTCGATGCGATCGACTACGATGGGGACCGCCTGCACAAGGTGGTGTTGCGATTCCCTGCTGTGCGTAGCGGCGATTCGGAGATCGTGAAGGAGGTGTGGCCGTGCGAGCGCATTGGCCAAGGCTCCTTCGGCACGGTGTACCgcgccgtcagcagcgactATCCACGTCTGGCCCTCAAAATTTCAACGGGCAAGAGTACGCGGCTTCGCCAGGAGTTAGATGTGCTGAGTCGTGTGTGTACGAAAGGACGGCTCCTGCTTCCGCGTTTCGAGTTTGGAGCGCTCAACAAGACAGCGGACTTGATCGTTATTGGCATGGAGCTGTGTGTGCCGAGCACGCTCCACGACCTTCTCCTCAGCACTCGTATCACCAGCGAAGCGGAGATGCTTTTCATGGCACACCAGGCGGTTCAAGCCGTCTCGTACGTGCACGCAGAGGGCTGCATTCACCGCGACATCAAGCTTCAGAACTTTGTCTTCGACCTCGATGGTAATCTGAAGCTGATCGACTTTGGCCTTGCTTGTAACTCGCTTAAGCCACCGGCAGGCGACGTGGTGGCGGGCACTGTGTCTTTCATGTCTCCAGAGATGGCGCACAACGCCCTTCACAAGGACAGGCGCGTGAGCgttggcgtggctgccgaTGTGTGGTCACTGGGCATTGTCCTCTTTTCTATTTTCACGCAGCGGAACCCGTacccggcgccggcgtctcCAGCGCCGGTAGCGGGCAGCACCTCCGGTGGCGCCAGTGCGGCGGGCTTGACCGGACATGGAGACACCACGCATGGCGCGGAGGGCGAGAAGGGCAACAGCTTGAatcagcagcaccgcatgaatgagcgcctgctgcgccgtgtgGCGGCCGGCGACTGGCAGTGGCCTGTCGGCGTTACGGTGTCGCAGGACCTGAAGCAGCTTGTAAACtccatcctcgtcgtcagCCCCGAGGGGCGGCCGAGTGTGAGCACAATCCTGGAGAACAAGCTGTGGAACTTACGGCGGCGCTATCCACCTGCAGCTGTGGCGGCATTTCTCGGCGTGCAGGATGACTTCCTCCTGTCTCACGATGAGGCGCACCTGATGCGTGCGGTCGAGGAGCGTAGCGCTGGCGTGACAGCGTCGTTGCTGAACAGTCGCTTACACAGCCCCGCCTCGGCCTCCAGCGAGGACAATGGCGAGACCGacgcgcagcacagcagcagtggcagtgcGCGGAACGTTGGCCTACACACGTCTGGTGCCACTACATCTCCAGCGCGCAACTCTCTcaaggtggtgcagcgctgcggcgaaggcggcatTGATGGGGCGGTCACAGTGCAGGTGTACGACGTGCGCGCCAGCACCCGCAAACGCAGCAAGCCCATCCGCGAGATATCCGTCGTcatggcggaggagacggccAAGATGCGACGGTCCAAGTCCGCCCGACGCGCAAAGAGCGCCGTGTCGGCTCCCACCTCGCGCGTCAGCTCACGAGCAGCGTCGGCGGAAAACGGCAGGCGGAGAGCTCCTCTGGCTGGTGCGAGGCTGGAGTCTAGTGCCGCGCATACGTGTGTCaacagcgacgacgatgagggtgaggcggaggcggaggtcgTGAACCGTGGTGCCAGCACGTCGCAGCACCACAGCCGTGGTGTGTCGCCTGTGCGGCTCCAGGATGCTCTGGACACCGCCGGCTCAGTAGCAGCCGGGCAGGGGGACAGCGTGGGCCATCCCACGGTATTGGTGGAGCCGTCCTGTGCCACGCCACCTCTGCTCACACGGGACACGCAGCAGCCTGTCAGCGAGCCAGCGAGCCGCGGTTCAACCGCTAGTAGGGAGCGCGAGCACATGCGCTCCGGCATTCAGCGCAGCGGGAGTGTGGAGCTTCTGGAGGATGCGGAGGCGCCAACGGAAGCGAACGCGATGTCCACCTCGCACAACAGGGCTGCATCGGGCGGCAAGAAAAGGCGCGACACCTCTCTGCGCCAGCCTTCCTCGTTGATCCTCAAAGGCGGCATCCGCGACTTATCCGCTGATGCGCCACGCAGCACGGCGACAACGGCATCGGCACGGgtgtctgcctctctgctGGCGAGCCGCATCACATCGCCGCTGTCAGCCGTAAACCCATCCCCGTCGTCTTCGCGGCAGGGGTCGCTGAGGCGGCAGGCATCTGCTAGCGCCGCCGCTATCTCCTCCGCACAGTGGCGTGCAGGCCACAAGGGATCACCACCGGTGATGAAGCGCGCGCAGCGTGTCGCGCTCGAGCTTGGTCTGGACGTTATCTGGCAAGACGAGGCggaccaccgccgcacacTTTCTGCGATGCTGTTGATCGAGCATGCGTGGCTGCTTGCCAGCTTTCGGCTGACCATTGAGGAGGACCAGGAGCGCTACAACATCACGTGGCTCGCAGAGGAACAGGAGAAGtccgccgcccacccacaccgTTTTAAGGAGGTGATGCAGGTGATAAGCAAGAAGTACCAATACGGCTTTGTTTGTGACATGTGCGACTATGAGTTTCTCCCGACCGGACCAGGGGAGAAAGACTTGCACTTCTTTCACTGCCCATGCGGTCGCGACCTGTGTCCAGACTGCTACACAGCGTATCAGCGACAGTGCAcgtgctcctgctgccgtgTGGTGCACTCAAACAGCTGTGTGCTGCGGGAGCACCTCCTTCGGACTGGCGGAACTCAGTACTACAGTGGGTCGAGAAAAATGAACGCAGCGGCACGGGCTGATGCTGTGCGCGGCTCATTCCAAGCAGCTTCCAGCCTCAACGAGGAAACGGCGAGCGGGCATGAGGCGTCGGCGCCCCCTGAGCTtccgcgtcgtcgtggcCGGCCCCCCAAGCAGGACAAGACCCGCTCTGCTGTGAAGCAGATGGGCAGCCGAGCAGCCAAAGACAGCagccgtcggcgccgtggTGCACAGGACACCCTCGACGTCAGTGTGAACGAGgtgcacgaggtggcgcagatTAACCCACCTCGAATTTCAATCGctgcgatgcagcagcaggaggaccGCAGTAGGAACGGCTCGCACCGCGGCAGAGGGACTGCAGACGtcggggcagcagcgccgccacaacGGCCAGAGGACGTGGAGGTGAAACAGCGACCGGTAGAGAGCGTCCCGGAGGGACCGTGGCGACCGTTCGCGCGCTTCAAGAAGGATCGCCGAGATGAGGTAGCACGGCAGCCGACGCCGGAGGAGCGCGACGCGTTGCTGAATGGGGAGTGGATTCGACACTTTTACTTGTTTCCGCACGCCGAGCGGGAGCACGGTGCTGCCTCCGGGACATGggcggaaggggaggaggagccgtACGCGTTCGTCTATCACGCGCAGCCGGGCCGCACCGGTGCCATTTTTCTTACAAGCGACTTTCCGATGCACTCGGCGGTCTTTTCCATGCTGGAACGGCAGTTCTTCGTTGTGAATCAGGTGGATACGGTGGAGGGTGCCGACTCCACCCGCGCCACATCGCTGCTCAAGGCCAAGGGTCACCCGGAGCTCCGGATCGCGTTCCACGCGCTGCAGGACATCGTAGCGTATGACACGAACATGATGAAGCAGCAGCGTACCCCTGGCACCGTCTCCGTGTACCAGGCACCTCGCAGCGCCTACAGCTGCAACGGCGAGCCTTTCCTGTACGTGCGCTGGTTCCGCTTCAACGAGAACCGCACCCTCAGcgcctttcttctctccaACGGCGCTGTTCAGGTTTTCGTAAACAACGAGTACGAGCTACGCTGGTTCGACGAGAGCCGGAAGTTCCTCATCCGCTACAACGGCGTGTGCGAGCTGGTCGACGACGGTACTTTTGCACTGGCACCAGGAATCAACCATCTCCTCTACGACTCATTCGACGCGTAG